One window of the Archangium primigenium genome contains the following:
- a CDS encoding GNAT family N-acetyltransferase, giving the protein MTDAAFHIVPVRTAPELADVARLFEAYTAALGIDLSFQDFAAELANLPGKYAPPAGELLLARTPQGQPLGCVALRPLGEAGCCEMKRLYVSPDARGLGLGRALVTAILQEASRRGYREMRLDTLPTMDAALALYREAGFRPIPPYYDTPLAGTVFLGCALDP; this is encoded by the coding sequence ATGACAGACGCCGCCTTCCACATCGTGCCCGTGCGGACCGCCCCGGAGCTCGCGGACGTGGCGCGCCTGTTCGAGGCCTACACGGCCGCGCTCGGCATCGACCTGTCCTTCCAGGACTTCGCGGCGGAGCTGGCGAACCTGCCCGGCAAGTACGCGCCCCCGGCCGGGGAGCTGCTGCTCGCGCGGACGCCCCAGGGTCAGCCCCTGGGCTGCGTCGCGCTGCGGCCCCTGGGCGAGGCGGGGTGCTGTGAGATGAAACGACTCTACGTCTCGCCCGACGCGCGAGGACTCGGGCTGGGCCGGGCGTTGGTGACGGCCATCCTCCAGGAGGCTTCACGGCGCGGCTACCGCGAGATGCGCCTGGACACCCTGCCCACCATGGACGCGGCGCTCGCGCTCTACCGGGAGGCGGGCTTCCGGCCCATCCCGCCGTACTACGACACGCCGCTCGCGGGCACGGTCTTCCTCGGGTGCGCGCTCGACCCGTAG
- a CDS encoding trifunctional serine/threonine-protein kinase/ATP-binding protein/sensor histidine kinase has product MLNLPGYTLRRPIRATDSNLLFQAVREVDAAPVIIKTPAGASVGPGEEERYRREHGILRRLLGVRGVTRPQGCERVNNRPVLVLEEVQGVALSEAVGRPFELARFLELAVALTSTLAEIHLRGVIHKDLKPSNIIVLPSGEPRIIDFGAATLQRTEHVDVAQTHLIEGTLAYMSPEQTGRMNRSVDYRTDFYSLGVTFYELLTGARPFQGRDALEWFHAHMAQMPRPPHELVASVPPVLSAIVMRCLAKVAEDRYQSAEGLRHDLAECVEGLRRGALESFVLGKRDIPSRFQLPQRLYGREAHVATLLQGFERIVGGGRPELMLVRGYSGIGKSSVVHELLKPVVQRRGFFLSGKFDQLQRDVPYATLAQAIRGLVRQLLAGTDEEVARWRERLDEALRGNGQVLMELIPQLVLLMGPQPAVPELPPAESQRRFTQVFLQFLGVFATVEHPLVMFLDDLQWADLASLRLLRALLTEDEAPPALWIGAYRDNEVSPSHPLMMMLGEVHEAKVRVTGLQLEPLSLVQLQELVGDALPGAGAELVVPLAEQVHQKTGGNPFFLLQLMQALHHDGLLLRTSGGGWRWDAEGVRSRGYSDNIVDFMARNLHQLPVSTQRLLPLAACVGNVFSLGLLALVAGLSVDEVERGLEPALQEGLVVRGELEQYRFLHDRIQQAAHSLIPESEREAVHLRIGRLLLERLSAEKVREKLFEIVSQLNVGVGRIQEPGERHRLARLNAEAGGKARASSAHGSAAAYLAMAFSLIPGDPWETDPSLAFQVRLDRASSELMSGQLAEARRLLEDLCARAGSRADIAAAHSLRHEVHLLSGEIEASVHCLLAGLSRLGMPMSPHPSWEEAVAAREEVQALLGDRAIESLVELPLMTDADMKPVMRLLGRLFPSAYFTDNNLLILHVCRMVSLSLRYGHTPESAIGYSSLGILLGTFFKSYQEGYAYGVLARAVVDRHELTLERVRVLFNLEMISYWCRPLAEAHAHALSAFEHAVQCNDYLFACYIVGHVVWNRQAMGQPLDDVYPDAVARMDFMRKTGFVGVVDTTLIVLRYMQQLRGLSPTFGTLDGEGFDEKALEASLSPAHMSSMVCQYWLSKMQARFMCGSYAEAREAGDKAAAFAWSFIGIIPLVDFHLFRALSLLACCEGAADEERRRYLETAEGHWRQLVEWADNCPETFRAPERLVFAERERVLGRLEHVLPAYEEALGAARDHGFLQHLALVCERAAGFYRAQRAPFIAEAYARQAREACLRWGAHGKVRQLEALWPALVSPVVPDSTATSSSSSESREIDALAMVKAQQAISSEIVLERLVSTLMRVATESAGAQRGALLLPRGDKLVLVADTESGAGGPPTASHELEEARLPWTIVSYVRRTREPVLIGDAKAPHSFAGEPYLARSGARSVLCLPLLRQESLSGVMYLENRFASGAFTPERILLLGQLASQAAISIENARLYAELQRTEAALRGVNDGLERRVEERTRELKQAQSQLVDTARAAGMAEVASDVLHNVGNVLTSAVINLDQMRLGVATSRFDRAAQLSSLLKAHQEDLVGFLTRDPRGRVLPDYLLALTEELRHERTQLQTNLNEMGLHLEHIHAIIRVQQDYARTSLILGDWDLAQLIEDSLRIQLSALQRHGVSVTQEFAAVPKTQVDKHKVLQILINLLSNAKDAMAEVPEGQRHLCMRLSAEEGVARIQVVDSGKGFTQELHKQLFALGFTTRKEGHGFGLHSSALAAQVMGGRLLLESEGPGKGATATLELPLSPVS; this is encoded by the coding sequence ATGTTGAACCTTCCTGGCTACACGCTGCGCCGTCCCATTCGCGCCACCGACTCGAACCTGTTGTTCCAGGCGGTGCGCGAGGTGGATGCCGCGCCGGTCATCATCAAGACGCCGGCGGGCGCCAGCGTGGGCCCGGGCGAGGAGGAGCGCTACCGCCGGGAGCACGGCATCCTGCGGCGGCTGCTCGGCGTGCGGGGCGTCACCCGGCCCCAGGGGTGCGAGCGGGTCAACAACCGCCCCGTCCTGGTCCTGGAGGAGGTGCAGGGCGTGGCCCTGTCGGAGGCGGTGGGGCGGCCCTTCGAGCTCGCGCGCTTCCTGGAGCTGGCCGTGGCCCTGACGTCCACGCTGGCGGAGATCCACCTCCGGGGCGTCATCCACAAGGACCTCAAGCCCTCCAACATCATCGTCCTGCCCTCGGGCGAGCCGCGCATCATCGACTTCGGGGCCGCCACGCTGCAGCGCACCGAGCACGTGGACGTGGCCCAGACGCACCTCATCGAGGGGACGCTGGCCTACATGTCCCCGGAGCAGACCGGGCGCATGAACCGCTCGGTGGACTACCGCACCGACTTCTACTCGCTGGGCGTGACGTTCTACGAGCTGCTCACCGGGGCCCGGCCGTTCCAGGGGCGGGACGCGCTCGAGTGGTTCCACGCGCACATGGCCCAGATGCCGAGGCCGCCGCACGAGCTGGTGGCCAGCGTGCCGCCCGTGCTGTCCGCGATCGTCATGCGCTGCCTGGCCAAGGTCGCGGAGGACCGCTACCAGAGCGCCGAGGGGCTGCGGCACGACCTGGCGGAGTGCGTGGAGGGCCTGCGCCGGGGGGCCCTGGAGTCCTTCGTGCTGGGCAAGCGGGACATCCCCAGCCGGTTCCAGCTCCCCCAGCGGCTCTACGGGCGCGAGGCCCACGTCGCCACCCTGCTCCAGGGCTTCGAGCGGATCGTCGGGGGCGGCAGGCCCGAGCTCATGCTGGTGCGCGGCTACTCCGGCATCGGCAAGTCGTCGGTGGTGCACGAGCTGCTCAAGCCCGTGGTCCAGCGGCGCGGCTTCTTCCTGAGCGGCAAGTTCGATCAGCTCCAGCGGGACGTGCCCTACGCCACCCTGGCCCAGGCCATCCGGGGCCTGGTGCGCCAGTTGCTCGCGGGCACCGATGAGGAGGTAGCCCGCTGGCGCGAGCGCCTGGACGAGGCCCTGCGGGGCAACGGCCAGGTCCTCATGGAGCTGATTCCGCAATTGGTGCTGCTCATGGGTCCGCAGCCCGCGGTGCCGGAGCTGCCGCCCGCCGAGTCACAGCGCCGCTTCACGCAGGTGTTCCTGCAGTTCCTCGGCGTCTTCGCCACCGTCGAGCATCCGCTCGTCATGTTCCTGGACGACCTGCAATGGGCGGATCTGGCCAGCCTGCGACTCCTGCGGGCGCTGCTCACCGAGGACGAGGCGCCGCCGGCGCTGTGGATCGGCGCCTACCGGGACAACGAGGTCAGCCCCTCCCATCCGCTGATGATGATGCTCGGCGAGGTGCACGAGGCGAAGGTCCGGGTGACCGGGCTCCAGCTCGAGCCGCTGAGCCTGGTGCAGCTCCAGGAACTCGTGGGCGATGCGCTCCCGGGCGCGGGGGCGGAGCTCGTCGTGCCGCTGGCGGAGCAGGTGCACCAGAAGACGGGCGGCAATCCCTTCTTCCTCCTGCAGTTGATGCAGGCGCTGCACCACGATGGCCTGCTGCTGCGCACGAGCGGGGGCGGCTGGCGGTGGGATGCCGAGGGCGTCCGGTCCCGGGGCTACTCGGACAACATCGTCGACTTCATGGCGCGCAACCTCCACCAGTTGCCCGTGAGCACCCAGCGCCTGCTGCCCCTGGCGGCGTGTGTGGGCAACGTCTTCTCGCTCGGACTGCTGGCGCTCGTCGCCGGCCTGTCGGTGGACGAGGTGGAGCGGGGCCTGGAGCCGGCGCTCCAGGAGGGCCTGGTGGTGCGCGGGGAGCTGGAGCAGTACCGGTTCCTGCATGACCGCATCCAGCAGGCGGCGCACTCGCTCATCCCCGAGTCCGAGCGCGAGGCGGTCCACCTGCGCATCGGGCGCCTGTTGCTCGAGCGGCTGTCGGCGGAGAAGGTGCGCGAGAAGCTCTTCGAGATCGTGAGCCAGCTCAACGTCGGGGTGGGGCGCATCCAGGAGCCCGGGGAGCGCCACCGGCTCGCGCGCCTGAACGCCGAGGCGGGTGGGAAGGCCCGGGCCTCGAGCGCGCACGGCTCGGCCGCCGCCTACCTCGCCATGGCCTTCTCGCTCATCCCGGGTGACCCCTGGGAGACGGACCCGTCGCTGGCCTTCCAGGTGCGGCTGGATCGGGCGAGCAGTGAGCTCATGAGCGGCCAGCTCGCCGAGGCCCGCCGCCTCCTGGAGGACCTGTGCGCCCGGGCCGGGAGCCGCGCGGACATCGCCGCCGCGCACAGCCTGCGGCACGAGGTGCACCTGCTCTCCGGCGAGATCGAGGCCTCGGTCCACTGCCTCCTGGCGGGCCTGTCCCGGCTGGGCATGCCCATGTCCCCGCACCCCTCCTGGGAGGAGGCCGTGGCGGCCCGGGAGGAGGTCCAGGCGCTGCTCGGCGACCGCGCCATCGAGAGCCTCGTCGAGCTGCCGTTGATGACGGACGCGGACATGAAGCCGGTGATGCGCCTGTTGGGCCGCCTCTTCCCGTCCGCCTACTTCACCGACAACAACCTGCTCATCCTGCACGTCTGCCGGATGGTCTCGCTGAGCCTGCGCTACGGCCACACCCCCGAGTCGGCGATCGGCTACAGCTCGCTCGGCATCCTGCTCGGCACCTTCTTCAAGAGCTACCAGGAGGGCTACGCCTATGGCGTGCTCGCTCGCGCGGTCGTGGACCGGCACGAGCTGACCCTGGAGCGGGTCCGGGTGCTCTTCAACCTGGAGATGATCAGCTACTGGTGCCGGCCCCTGGCCGAGGCGCACGCGCACGCGCTGAGTGCCTTCGAGCACGCGGTGCAGTGCAACGACTACCTGTTCGCCTGCTACATCGTGGGCCACGTCGTCTGGAACCGGCAGGCGATGGGGCAGCCCCTGGACGACGTCTACCCGGACGCGGTGGCGCGCATGGACTTCATGCGCAAGACGGGCTTCGTGGGCGTGGTGGACACGACGCTCATCGTCCTGCGCTACATGCAGCAGCTGCGGGGGCTCTCGCCCACGTTCGGGACGCTGGACGGGGAGGGGTTCGACGAGAAGGCCCTCGAGGCCTCGCTGTCGCCGGCCCACATGAGCAGCATGGTGTGCCAGTACTGGCTCTCCAAGATGCAGGCGCGCTTCATGTGTGGCTCCTACGCGGAGGCCCGGGAGGCGGGAGACAAGGCGGCGGCGTTCGCCTGGTCCTTCATCGGCATCATCCCGCTGGTGGACTTCCACCTCTTCCGGGCCCTCTCGCTGCTCGCGTGCTGCGAGGGCGCGGCGGACGAGGAGCGGCGGCGCTACCTGGAGACCGCCGAGGGGCACTGGCGCCAGCTCGTGGAGTGGGCGGACAACTGTCCGGAGACCTTCCGCGCGCCCGAGCGGCTCGTCTTCGCGGAGCGGGAGCGGGTCCTCGGCCGGCTGGAGCACGTGCTCCCCGCGTACGAGGAGGCCCTGGGCGCGGCCCGCGACCACGGCTTCCTGCAGCACCTGGCGCTGGTGTGCGAGCGGGCGGCGGGCTTCTACCGCGCGCAGCGGGCCCCCTTCATCGCGGAGGCCTACGCGCGTCAGGCCCGGGAGGCGTGCCTGCGGTGGGGCGCGCACGGCAAGGTCCGGCAACTGGAGGCCCTGTGGCCCGCCCTGGTGAGCCCGGTGGTCCCCGACAGCACCGCCACCTCGTCCTCCTCGTCGGAGTCCCGGGAGATCGACGCGCTCGCCATGGTCAAGGCCCAGCAGGCCATCTCCAGCGAGATCGTCCTCGAGCGGCTGGTGTCCACGCTGATGCGGGTCGCCACCGAGAGCGCGGGGGCCCAGCGGGGCGCCCTGCTGCTGCCGCGCGGTGACAAGCTCGTGCTCGTGGCCGACACGGAGTCCGGCGCGGGCGGCCCGCCGACCGCCTCGCACGAGCTGGAGGAGGCCCGCCTGCCCTGGACGATCGTCTCCTATGTCCGACGCACGCGCGAGCCCGTGCTCATCGGCGACGCCAAGGCGCCGCATTCCTTCGCGGGCGAGCCCTATCTCGCGCGCAGCGGCGCCCGGTCCGTGCTCTGCCTGCCCCTGCTGCGCCAGGAGTCGTTGTCGGGCGTGATGTACCTGGAGAACCGGTTCGCCTCCGGGGCGTTCACCCCGGAGCGCATCCTGCTGCTCGGGCAGCTCGCCTCCCAGGCCGCCATCTCCATCGAGAACGCGCGGCTGTACGCCGAGTTGCAGCGCACCGAGGCCGCCCTGCGCGGCGTCAACGACGGGCTGGAGCGGCGGGTGGAGGAGCGCACGCGGGAGCTCAAGCAGGCCCAGTCGCAGCTGGTGGACACGGCGCGGGCGGCGGGCATGGCCGAGGTCGCCTCGGACGTGCTGCACAACGTGGGCAATGTCCTCACCAGCGCCGTCATCAACCTGGATCAGATGCGCCTGGGCGTGGCGACCTCGCGCTTCGACCGGGCCGCGCAGCTCTCCTCGCTGCTCAAGGCGCACCAGGAGGACCTGGTGGGCTTCCTCACGCGCGACCCCCGGGGCCGCGTCCTGCCCGACTACCTCCTGGCCCTCACCGAGGAGCTCCGCCACGAGCGCACCCAGCTCCAGACGAACCTGAACGAGATGGGCCTGCACCTCGAGCACATCCACGCCATCATCCGGGTGCAGCAGGACTACGCCCGGACGTCCCTCATCCTCGGGGATTGGGATCTCGCCCAGCTCATCGAGGACAGCCTGCGCATCCAGCTGTCCGCCCTGCAGCGCCATGGGGTCTCCGTGACGCAGGAGTTCGCCGCCGTCCCCAAGACGCAGGTGGACAAACACAAGGTGTTGCAGATCCTCATCAACCTCTTGAGCAACGCCAAGGACGCCATGGCCGAGGTGCCCGAGGGCCAGCGTCACCTGTGCATGCGGCTGTCGGCCGAGGAGGGGGTGGCCCGCATCCAGGTGGTGGACAGCGGCAAGGGCTTCACGCAGGAGCTGCACAAGCAACTCTTCGCGCTCGGCTTCACCACCCGCAAGGAGGGGCACGGCTTTGGCCTGCACTCCAGCGCGCTGGCGGCCCAGGTGATGGGCGGACGCCTGCTGCTGGAGAGCGAGGGGCCCGGCAAGGGCGCCACGGCCACGCTCGAGCTTCCGCTCTCCCCCGTGTCCTGA
- a CDS encoding VOC family protein yields MISIRPHLWYSEKAEEAARLYVSLIPNSRINNITKMPGESPSGPPGSVTIVDFVLAGQPYLAMTAGPMEPFNHAVSFVLTCDDQAEVDRLWDALSEGGTPERCGWLRDRYGVCWQIVPNALGRLMGDPDRVRAGRVAQAMLKMVKLDIAGLQAAYDAA; encoded by the coding sequence ATGATCTCGATTCGCCCCCACCTCTGGTACTCCGAGAAGGCCGAGGAGGCCGCGCGGCTGTACGTCTCCCTGATTCCCAACTCGCGCATCAACAACATCACCAAGATGCCCGGGGAATCGCCCAGTGGACCGCCGGGCTCGGTCACCATCGTCGACTTCGTCCTGGCGGGACAGCCCTACCTGGCCATGACCGCCGGTCCGATGGAGCCCTTCAACCACGCGGTCTCCTTCGTGCTCACGTGCGATGACCAGGCGGAGGTCGACCGGCTCTGGGACGCCCTGTCCGAGGGCGGAACCCCCGAGCGGTGTGGCTGGCTGCGGGACCGCTACGGCGTGTGCTGGCAGATCGTCCCCAACGCCCTGGGCCGGCTGATGGGCGACCCCGACCGCGTCCGGGCCGGCCGGGTGGCCCAGGCCATGCTGAAGATGGTCAAGCTGGACATCGCCGGGCTCCAGGCCGCCTACGACGCGGCCTGA
- a CDS encoding DUF1428 domain-containing protein, with amino-acid sequence MSYIDGFVVPVPAANKEAYRKVALMGQTLFKEFGAVRVVECWGDDVPDGKVTDFKGAVKAEAGEVVVFSWIEWPSKAVRDAGQKKMMEDPRMQELMMPFDGKRMIYGGFETLVDG; translated from the coding sequence ATGAGCTACATCGATGGATTCGTGGTCCCCGTTCCCGCCGCCAACAAGGAGGCCTACCGGAAGGTGGCCCTGATGGGCCAGACGCTCTTCAAGGAGTTCGGCGCGGTGCGCGTCGTCGAGTGCTGGGGCGATGACGTGCCCGACGGCAAGGTGACCGACTTCAAGGGCGCGGTGAAGGCCGAGGCGGGCGAGGTGGTCGTCTTCTCGTGGATCGAGTGGCCGTCCAAGGCCGTCCGCGACGCGGGGCAGAAGAAGATGATGGAGGATCCGCGCATGCAGGAACTGATGATGCCCTTCGACGGCAAGCGCATGATCTACGGCGGCTTCGAGACCCTGGTCGACGGCTAA